Proteins from one Palaemon carinicauda isolate YSFRI2023 chromosome 26, ASM3689809v2, whole genome shotgun sequence genomic window:
- the LOC137620032 gene encoding octapeptide-repeat protein T2-like, with the protein MCQDCLTKDEDEYRGEDVEKREIEKQHQRENVAEKRKVEKQQQGEEAEKRNIEKQNRGGRSREERNREATIEVAEVEKQQQRGKKQRRGKLRSNNRGGRSRKEKSREATTEGEEAEKRKIEKQNRGGRSREKRSREATTEGEEAEKRKIEKQNRGGRSREERNREATIEVEEVEKQQQRGKKQRRGKLRSKTEGEEAEKREIEKQQ; encoded by the exons ACGAATATAGGGGAGAAGATGTAGAGAAGAGAGAAATAGAGAAGCAACATCAGAGGGAGAATGTTGCAGAGAAGAGAAAAGTAGAGAAGCAACAACAGGGGGAAGAAGCAGAAAAGAGGAATATTGAGAAGCAAAACAGAGGGGGAAGAAGCAGAGAAGAGAGAAATAGAGAAGCAACAATAGAGGTGGCAGAAGTAGAGAAGCAACAACAGAGGGGGAAGAAGCAGAGAAGAGGAAAATTGAGAAGCAACAATAGAGGGGGAAGAAGCAGGAAAGAGAA AAGTAGAGAAGCAACAACAGAGGGGGAAGAAGCAGAGAAGAGGAAAATTGAGAAGCAAAACAGAGGGGGAAGAAGCAGAGAAAAGAGAAGTAGAGAAGCAACAACAGAAGGGGAAGAAGCAGAGAAGAGGAAAATTGAGAAGCAAAACAGAGGGGGAAGAAGCAGAGAAGAGAGAAATAGAGAAGCAACAATAGAGGTGGAAGAAGTAGAGAAGCAACAACAGAGGGGGAAGAAGCAGAGAAGAGGAAAATTGAGAAGCAAAACAGAGGGGGAAGAAGCAGAGAAAAGAGAAATAGAGAAGCAACAATAG